A single window of Crassostrea angulata isolate pt1a10 chromosome 8, ASM2561291v2, whole genome shotgun sequence DNA harbors:
- the LOC128159928 gene encoding short-chain collagen C4-like — translation MFPTAFVTIFMTVLLLASSQPALGTHRSLLDRIRDEHPRWISGYTGSTYIIWGKHSCPAVHGTKEVYNGYVGGSQYNEKGNGANTLCLPHDPDRLPYGISLPARNDYAHLFGGEYQLNIHHVRISENVPCAVCRTNIASSTIMIPAKRTCPTQWRKQYTGILTANRYDYRMTEYLCLDDNPDYVHGSRKDDNGRIFYPVKTVCGSLPCPPYENGELVSCIVCSR, via the exons ATGTTCCCCACGGCTTTCGTAACTATTTTCATGACAGTGTTATTACTGGCATCATCCCAGCCGGCCTTAGGAACACATCGCTCTCTTCTTGATCGGATCAGAGATGAACATCCCCGGTGGATATCGGGCTATACAG GTTCGACTTACATAATCTGGGGAAAACACTCTTGCCCAGCTGTGCATGGAACAAAAGAAGTTTATAACG GATATGTTGGGGGAAGCCAATATAATGAAAAGGGAAATGGCGCAAACACTTTGTGTTTGCCACATGATCCCGATCGTCTACCATACGGAATATCATTGCCAGCCAGAAACGATTATGCACATCTCTTTGGCGGCGAGTACCAGCTTAATATTCATCACGTGCGCATATCGGAAAACGTCCCTTGCGCCGTCTGCCGAACAAATATAGCGTCATCAACCATCATGATTCCAGCGAAACGTACATGTCCGACCCAATGGCGAAAACAGTACACAGGAATCTTGACCGCCAATCGATACGACTATCGAATGACTGAGTACTTGTGCCTGGACGATAATCCAGATTATGTTCATGGGTCTAGAAAGGATGACAACGGAAGAATATTTTATCCGGTTAAAACCGTGTGTGGATCATTGCCGTGTCCCCCTTATGAAAATGGAGAGCTTGTCTCTTGCATTGTTTGTTCCAGATAA